Part of the Rhipicephalus sanguineus isolate Rsan-2018 chromosome 5, BIME_Rsan_1.4, whole genome shotgun sequence genome is shown below.
TTGTTTGCTTTTGTGTCATTTGTGTGGAATTGCGTCTGTACCGAGAGGTTTGCACGGGgctctattgcgatagcaacaagcgTGTGTGTACATAATACTTTTTATCACAAGTTGTCTAGGCTTAAAAGAAAAGGGAGGTAGGAGCTCTTGCCACTTAGTGTGTTGGATTGAGCGGATGATGGGATGTCTCTTAAGTATACAAGAGTCCGTTGCTGCACATGTATGCTGGGCCCTTTGTGGTTTTCACCATACTGCTCAAGGGACAGGTGGCTTTTCTGTATAACCTGTGATATCGTAGTGCAACCGATTGGCTGTGAGGCAGTCtgttgcccttttttttttcacctgagCCAAATAATGAGAATGTGTGAAGTGGTGGCAGGTAGTGCAACGATGGCCTCATCGACACGATTGATTTGTGAGCTTTAATGTCTCCTTGTAATACAATGTCTGCGAGAGACAACAAAATGGAATTTTTGAAATAATTGTGACAATGTACAGTTCTTTAATTTGcgccttaaatctaagtacacgaaggCTTTTTGAACTTTTCACCCATTGCAACACAGCTGCTGCTGCCAGAATTGAACCCATGAACTCATAATTAGCATCAGAACACCACAGCCATTTAGTCATCATCATGGTGGGTGCACTGGCAAGAGAGCTGCTACATGTCAGCTGTGAAATATTTTTACTCCACTTTTTGCACATTGAAGATGGCATAAAAAATTTGTTGGCAGATCACTTTGTGTTTGGAGAGCATTAAGTTTATACTAAAACTTCACAGAATGAGTTTCACCAGAATTAATAGCAGTTGTGGCGAGTTCGTGGAATGGATTGTACGCTCTGATgaagggggcactcttgtaaaaTTTATTACAATGTACCATTTTGTAATGACTTctacaagattaaaaaaaaagttaaccaTTGTTCTGCCCTCATATTTTGCTCAAACAAACTAAAAGATATCTTTGATGAGCTTCCCCAGTTTAAAAGAATGGAATTGGGAGTTTGGCACATTAATGACTTAAGTGAAAAGTTGAATAAATAATCGGTGTTAAAGATAGAAATGCAGCAATGTGAAGTTTAATTTGTGTCAGGACATGAGTTGCTAATATTTTGGGTGAGGTGAAGTGAAATAACTGAATTGGTAACCATGTAATTTTTATAACAGATGGCTAGTAGTCTCTTGGAAAGTGACGGACTAGTTCACAAATAGGTAGAGTGACATGTAGAGGCCTATCATCACGACAGCTGCTGTCGTTGGAGCCATCATGTCAGTTTCTATCTCTGCTGTGCCAGTACGTCACCTGCAGTCGCTTTGTGCACAGTAGTGGCGGTAGTGTCACATGCTAGCCAGGAAAGCCACTCGTGTCCTTAGCAGTCAAGCCGTGCACCTTAACATTTTGTCAGCTACCAATTGGATGCGAGCATTTGCGTGTGTGGCCCTTCCAGCCAGTTTTAACAGCTtcggttcttttctttcttttgccactGACTGCCGTTTTGATTTTTGATGCAAGTTTTTGGTACGTGTTGTTTGTTGCATAGTACATCAGTGTTACATTTTTGGTAGGAATGTTTGATCGGACCTcctaccgttttttttttgttattttgacTAGCCGTGACCTTGAAATCATTCCACATTATCCTTGCGCACTTCTTGAGGCTGTGCCTCAAGTACATGAGAGGGGGAAAAAACGTAAAGGCCTAGGCTTCTAACAAAGGCAGCCCAAATAAATACTATGAGGCCCTCCCTGCCATTGACTGCTTGTCAAACCTGAAGTGGATGTAGTGGTAGTTACTTTGGCTGTTTTCCTATTGTCTATGTTCCCAAAGTATGCTTTTCTTAGAGAAAATTTAATGCCGTGTAATGGGAAGAAATGCTATGGAGCCTTGTTGGTGCTGCTTGTGCTGCTGCTTGGAATACAGTGCACGAGAACACTACCTCATAGGAGGCAATATAGGAGTCTAGCTAGCCTGCAGCTGTTGTACATGTTTTGAGGGAGGATATTGCTCAGTGCAGTATTATACGGAGGAAAATTTGGCACTGCCACTGACAGGAGTTGTTTCGAGGGAATTATGGGCTATGCCCATGCAAAGTAAAAATTTCTTGTACACATCTAGGAGATGTCTTCACAAGAGTATGCAAGCATACTGTAGTAGTTTATGTGGTGTCAGATAATGGTTTGTCCAGTGGTTTAGCCTAAAATTTCAGAAAAATGTAACGAGTGCTCATTTTACATTTGTCATTTAAAGACGCCTTTGTAGGAGTGCATGTACAGGGACATGTATATTTCACTTGAAATCGTGGGGAAGAAAAAACAACATCTTGCACTTACTGTTCTGTTCTCGTTCAAATTTTGCAGAAAGATCATATTTCATGGTCATGATGATTCATTGCAACACGTGCCAGCAGCTGCCAAGAACAGTCATTCCAGTAGGGTTGCTGTGTGTTACCCGCTTCTCTAGAACATTCAACCTACTTCATGCGAGTGATGATAGGTGGTAAGAAATGTTAATGCCAACGACACCTTGGCAGCAGCTAGCTTCCCCATAAAAGAAGAATACTACGGATATTTTTTaacaaccaggcaagcaaatgtGTGAGGTGTTACGTTGAAAGAGGAGGACGATGAAATGTGTTATGCGAAATTTGAGTAAGAAAAGAGCAATGGTTATCGCAAAATCTTTTCTCTAGAATTTTGAGCAAAATGTACATGTCTCTGTAAATACACTCCTACAAAAGCATCTGTCAGCACTCATTACTTATTTCCTGAAATTTTTTGGCTAAAACACTACAAGACGTCTGCATGTTTTTGTGAAGACGTTTCCTCGATGCTGAAATGCTACAGCCACTGAACTGATTCAGAATTTATTGTTGAGGCACTAGCTTTAAAGGAGTACTAACAACATTTCCAacttatagtttcttttttttctttttttgcactcaATGCAGGTCCAAACCCATTCAAACGCTAAAAAATACTGACACGCATCAGCATGTCCTCGATAATTTACTAAAATAGTTTTTATGAGCCAGTTTCTATATGCACCCTGAAATTATGATACATTCAATTGCTCCATTTCAGCGATTGCTGTGACTGCTAAATGCAAGCACAGACAGAAGAAATGCATGAAGTGCTCCCATTTATGTTTTGATTAACAGCGTTGCCATTCATATCCTTGATGCTATACGATGTCAGCAAATTGTACTCTGGGTCATAATGTCACAGTAATGTTGATGCCATCTCCAGGATTTTGATGACAATTTTAGTATCAGATTAAGTATCTTCTTATACAGTAAAGAATCCTTCCCAACCTTCATACTTTCTAAAAATAAGTGAAAAATACTGTAGTGCGATTGTGTTTCTAGAGATTCAAAAATATCTCTTGACGAGTAATCGTCAAACTGGGAATGTTGCTgaagccaacattttgacaatgGAACTTGTCTATTCTGACACTCCATTAGGTTAATTAAGCATAAACAGTGAACACAAGGTGGTGGAACATGGCTTTAACATAAGATAGCTATGTCAGTTGAAGTCACCTGTTAATATGCATTATGGTTTTGGCCAGCTGCAGAGATGACTGTAGTCTTTCAGTTATGCTCGATGAACCTGTTTAATATGTTTGACTATTTAATATGTTTTACTGTTACAATGCAAACTACAAATTTGATTTTGGTATGTGATTTCAGCACTGAAGCAGCTCTTTTAAAGCATACAATTCAGGAAAGAGTTGTTTGTATAAATGTACAGGTTACTACATAAAGAGTTGACTGCATGAATATAACACTACCTGCTTTCCTAAGGgcctttattatttatttatatttttctctGTGGTGCTGTTCTGGTGCACTGTTCTTCATTGTAGCAGGTGTTCTAAGTGCTAATAATGCATTCTTTAGCTTTAAAGGTTTTGTACAGTTTAACTTTGCAGACATACTTTTACCCCTGTTCCGCAATTTTTTTGCTGAAATATGGCAAACTTCCTGACATTCATGTACCATCAGAGCTGTCAGTTGCACTGCCAATTGGATTGGTCTTAGCACATGCTCAGCCATAAATTAAAGTGGTATTATGCCTGCTGATTTGGCTGTACTGAGCTGACATCTAGTGGGctagtggacaaaaaaaaaagacttgacaGTTTTTCAAGGGAGTCCAGAAGGGAGAATTCTCTCTCTCTAAATTCAGTGCAACAGGTTTTTTGCAAAATGTATTATTTTAAACAGCTAAGCTCTGCAGAAATATGCTAAGTGTAAGAAGCCATATGAAGGCTATCAGACTCTTCGTTGTATGGGAATTCATCCTTGCAGATTCTGCTGTCTTAACATGAAGAGGATGAAGTTAGCATATATATCTGCTGAAGAAGAACATGTAATTGCAACTAGCTTGAGCTCTTAGATCAGAAAATGCACAAAATGAAACAACCTAAATCAGAAAAACATATCTCCTGATTGCAGCAGCTATGATCTCTACTGAGTGCATCACATTGCacgaaacaaaaaatgcaagAGATTCTACCTTTTAATTTGGTAAAATTTAGATATGAATAAGCCATTGCACCAACAAGGACTAGAATTCATTGATATAACTATTGACCAACTCAATGATGACGTTGGATATGTGGTCGCTGAAATAATGCCCAGAATATGGGAAGCTTTGTAATGTGAGGCAATGGGGTACTTAAAGCATGTTGAGCTCGGTATTTGCTATGTGCTTCTGGATGTCTTGCAAACAATCTAGGGCTGCATTAGAAATTGTGATTAAAGCTGAAACCTTTAGATTAGTGGCAGGACAGATGAGCCACTGCGCTACAGCAGGATGTATAAACATAAGCGATAGCCCTGGCACTTAAGTGCATGTGGCTGCCTGGTGACTGGAAGGGTATTGATCTTCGTGCTTGTCAGAACTTCCGTTTGTGCGGTGACAAAAAGAACATTGTCTTGAGAAAATTGGAGAGATTACTTATTTATGTACACCTTAGGCATATCCCTATACACCTCAGATGtctgcatagaaaaaaaaaaaacattgagagGCTGTTCGGAATGAGTTGCTATAATGATTCTCATAGAAGCATAAATCCTTTGTAATAAACAACCCACATCTGGGTTGTGAAGAgaatactcatttttttttatccttatTTATATATTATGTCTACATAGCACAGCTGAAATATGGATCGAATTTGTGTTCTTGTTCCAGCAGTTCTGTTCTTTCGGTGCATTTTTGTTTTATAGTCCCCTTTTGGACTGTGTGCGCTTTTTCTGAGGCTGTCTGCTAGTGTGCCTGTGAGCTGCGATGTGAGTTTATTTTGCTTCTCACAGCACACTTGAAAAGACACTAGATACATTGCGTGTGCTATGTACgtgctttctttctgtgtctaCAAGTGCACAGTATTGACCAAGTTCAATTATATTTGCATTAAGTTGCAGTGGTGCTGTTCATGTCACAGCTCACAGTCATATAAGCAAATGGCGTTATAGTGTTGTTGAAAGCCGTATTATACACAGGTTATTTATTTGCCCTCACTTCATCTTTGTTGCATTGTGTGTGGACATATGCACATGCTAGACACATTTGTTGAATTGCGAGTCTGCTGTCTAGCCGCTTTCACGTGAGTGCCGTATCACGACACCCTGCCCCATCGCTTTGTTAGAGGCTGTGGCCATAATGCCTAGGTTGCTGGGTGCTGCTGCAGAGGGGCTGGGGGAATCGGGGACAGATGCCAGCTTTTGCCTTGATGTATGGGGCCCTGCTTATGTTGTTGTGCTGTTCTGCAGTCACTTCATCCCCATTCAAATAGGACATTCCTCGTGTACTGTGCTGTCTTACATGAATCTGCATTGGGACCTGCTTGCTTCTGGCCTATGTGGAGCTGTACTGCACTTGTCAATTACTGTTACTGTTTACCTTTGTTCATTTTGTTACGACTTGCCATTTCCTCTCATTTTCAGTGTTTCATACCAGTTAAGAAAACTTTTCCTGGTCATGTAATGTGTGCAGTGCTAACAATGTACAAATATGTGGCCATAGATATTTGCTGCACGATATTATAACGGCCACGAGTTTTACAGTAAGCTAATTAATGTGCAGTGCCCAGACAATTTTTCATAGCAGGCAACCGGGCTGACTGTGAATTGTTGTCACAGTAGGGCCACAAATAGTAATGGCCACACATCTGTGCGCTGTCTGAAAGTTCTTAGGCATTTAATATGACACTACGATCACCAGCATGTACAAGTGCCATATGCTGTGTATTTTGCAGTTCACTAACAGCACATTCTGTGCACATTATGTGGGGTCTCACTACATCACTGCAGTTGGCACTGTCCTGCTCCAACACGGTTGCTCCTAGCCCATGTAGGGAATACGTCTTTCCGCCATGCCCTTTACTTAGTCTCCTCGTTAAATGTGTTGATGGGGGACATTGTGTATTCTGTACATTTCCAACTGTGTTCTTGTGTGTTGACATTACAGTGGAATATCCTCTGATCTGCTGTAGCGGGGAATAAAACAagacacggttttttttttctgtgtctctTGTGTGTTTGTCGTGCCCGAGACATGCAGTACACTTACCACATAGCAACAATGCAGCTGTTTTTATCTACACCGAAATCAATGGTGCCTCAGAAAGTTCCTTTTCTGTAGGTCGCTTTTTGTAACAATTCAATAATCTCGTAACGTACAGACAAAAAAAGAGGTCTTTGTTCAAAGGTGACTATCAGCAACTGCATTGGGGCACCATACACAAGTGTCGCTGGAATGACATTCAGCACTGTTGAGCAGAAAGGGGCATGTGCGAAGATGACGTGAACAGGCGCCAACATCACTTCAGGTAAGGGAAGGACTCCCAACACCTATCAACGGCAGGAAACACGTGGTGGTTGTGTTTTCGGATATTAAACACCTGTTTGTTCAACCGATGAAAGTCATCACTTACGGGCGATGCCGCGAGCGGATTGCCGCGTCACTGTTGAGGTGCCTTCGAAGAAACCTTACGTTTGCCGTCAGTCTTTTTGGGCGGAGGTACCAGGGTTTGGAGATACTCGTGTAAGGGGCCCGAATTTCTCGACACGAATAGCACGTCATCGGCAGTGACAGTGCTTCTGCGACAATGCATCGCTAGCATACTGAGGTCGCGGGCCACACGGCCCACTTCGCGGTGCACCAGTTCAGTGAGAGCGGCCACCGTTTGCCGCTGCACGGGAAGGCATCCGCCTTTCTCGGCCATGTCATCGCAGATGCGTCCCACGGTGTAGTGCACGGCTGCTTTGAGGCACGCAGCATGACTCACCCGCTCCACTTCGTCGGGGTCTCGCGACATCATGTCACTACGAAACGGCAACCGCTAAACGACGTCTTCGGGCAAACGATGTTTTAGAAAGAATGCGAAAATGTTGACGAAGATCACGAAAGCGTCGAAGTCGTTGCTTTCGCGCCGAAACTTGATGCGCCGGCTGGATGCACGTTGGATGGGGAATCGAATTGGATTGCCAACGAAATCGCGAAAGCCAACGCCTAGAGTCCGAAGCAACGTTGGTACGTTGGTCCGAAGCTCGTACATAGATTTGCTTTTATCTAGTAAACTCAGTGTTTATTTTGCGCAAAAGGCATAAGTGAAATAAACGATGTTGTTGTAACAAAAATGTGCGCGACTATGCAAGCATGCAAGTCCCTGTGCAAGTGGAGTAGGCTTCGCTAAATACGGAGCCGCGACATTCTGAGTCTGGCATCACTGAACTCGCGCAAAGTGACTTGCGCATTCTAGCATCATTCTAGGGACCGTGCCGACCGTGCTTGCGCGTGCGGCGAGTGTACGTACAGTGTTCTATTCTAGGCGAGTGTTTGTGAAATGGATGATATTGGCATCATCGTGCCTGACAAGGTAAGCAGTTTATTTTATAACTGGCGTCACATTCTAGACGAATTCTCGATTATTATAGTCACGCAGACTCGACCAACCGGCATTTATTGGTCGTTCTGATTTTATGCTACCTTGAAACGCAGGCGGTGTGAGAAGCCGCGTCATTGACCGACTCTGAATGAAACTACTGtttaacgtgattttgcactctcCAGATCGCAAGTTTAAGGTCATACATCCTGCGAAACGGCCAGCGTTGCAGTGTTGTGTCCTGCGTATCGCTGCAAGCCTCTCATCTCTGGACTTGGGGCATTCCTAAAGTGCTTTCGCGCCGTTGGCACGACTTACGGCTAGCGCATGCGTTGAAATGCGTACATGAAGTTGCATTTTAGTGCTCTCCTGCCCGAGTTGCTTAATCGCTCTACGTAATGATTGCACGGAGGACAGTAGCTGTCATCAGGCTCTCTGGCTAAGTTGCTTTACCATTTGCGGTGTTCCAAAGTTAATTTACATCCGAAAGGTGAGATATGGCCCTTCCTCTGTCAAGGCGTGCGCCTTTGCATCACACAGATCAGTCATCGTGACAGAGCTAGAAAGCACTGACGAGTAATGTTTTTGTTACAGGAGGAGGTGCTGAACTTGGAACCCAAGTTACCCGGCACAGACGATCAAGATGGCGAGGATTTCTACATCAAGTATAAGGTATTCTTAATATTATTCACCTAGCCTGTCATGAGAGGCAGCATAAAGGTGGTGTCACTATTATATAGTAAAACACTTTTTATTAGCTTAACGTCTCGTGCAATGTATCACGGTAGCAATGACCGTTCATCATGGCCATGGTGTTTCTACTGCCTGCCGTGTGAGTTGAGCCATGTTGTTGTTAtaagggtcatgaaccacccctcgggcttgatGAGAatacacatcctgcggaaagcaggtTCCGCTgagaacagctcagccaaatcttgcagtcatgcATTGCAAGGTGCATCAATAAGCAGAGCTTGAAGTTGCAATTTTCTCAAGTGCACTCTAAAGGCCTGCCCCCCTCTCTTTGGTAAGGGGGGCACCTGCTATATGTCATCATACAGCAGATTGTTGccattggccgatagctgacataaaccaagagcgCCGTTTgtatcagatgcacttcttgccatggggtgctgCCAGGTGCTGGTGCCGTGcttcatagtctgctaacattacacagtgagcccaCACTCGTGCACAGAAATCACAACTAGAGAGATTGATCACGTTTCATCATGCGTTTAAGGTCGTGATGCACACTGATGTAGCTTCTTTCCCTCTTGCCGtttctccctgtgtagcttccagcgtgcttgtcgggacaagagaagagagaaagtgcttaaacgTGCAAcaagtccctgtaactccactcgctCTTGATGGATACAAGaaacttttgcggcaatcaattcgtgAGGCAGCAAACTCTGACGCTGAGGTCATTCGGTGCTTACTTACAAAAGTTattcaggactcctttaagtgtCATTGAGCTGCTGCCAGCTTCTGGTGATATCTATCAAAGCTCTTTAACCTCACCTGGATGTATGTTTCCCTGTGGCCTCACGAATACAATCTTACCACAGAGCTATGTGACTTGAAAATATATCTGTTGGCACATCCACCTGCCCTCGGCTCTCTGTTCTGACTACTCTCTAGCCAGTTAATTCAGTCAGCACACAGTGGGAGTAATACCTTCATGAGGGATAGGTCAGGGATGCAGTCCCAAGGTTTGCCATGAAATAAAAGTTCTCTTTACCACCAAGCATTTAAGCCTGAATCCAGAACATGCAAGCTTTTACAGTGCTGTTTACATTTGTCGTTGGTGCAGTGCTTGAAGTCTTCCTTGTCTCAAGGCTGACTTTCACACATACAGGGGTTGCTTGTATGTCTAGGTGGGAGGAGGGCCAGGGAGTTTGCATGTGTTGCCAATCACCAGGCAAGAGGGGCCCTAGCCTTGCCAAGCTTGTCTGGACGTTTAGGGGGCCCTGCAACCTTCTTTCAAGTGATCATTGAATGACCTCACtattggagtttattgcctcatgaatcaattgctgcaaaaatttcttgagTCCGTCAAGTACGAACGGAGTTACAGGTATTTTTCGCGTGCTTTAGtcgctttttctctccttttgtcgggacgagcgcactgaaagctagaccgggaagggggggggggtcatggcaAAGGGGCATGAAGGTACATCAGTGCACATCATGACCTAGAGCACTttctcttcttttgcttctttgaATACGTTGGATCACTTTTTGTGTGATTGCGAGTGCGCTAGTATTGGGCTACTGTGTAATTCTAGCGCACTACAGAGCACGGCACGAGCATGCGGTGGCACCTTGTgacggccgcggtaactatgcagcacaagaATGCTCAAGTCAGCCAGTGGCTGTGTCCTTCGCTCCATTGACGTAGTCGGGTCCGTCAATGACTTAATTCACtgagagaagagtgagcgatttctagcgGTTTTTGAAATGTAATTGTAAACTCTCTGCTGCGTGcagtgctataatatttggctcacatatTCACAGGTGCCTCGACTACCAACTGGCAGCGTTTTCAGacaatgttcaaaaagtgttgcagggccacttaTTTACACATCAGAAAACATTGAGTGATGCTGGGTAACCTGCAAAATAGATAAGaaaacattgattcccacagttcATGATAACTGCAAactttttttaacagtggagctgtttaagctcgtgGTTAGGCACCAGATCATGTGCAGTAACTCGCGGAGCTGTGGTGCGCAAGCTGagtgcgttgcctagcaacccaTGGGCCGAAGGTGAGCGTTGtatccactcggctatccaggcacactagcagagcaagcatttatgggaaccatatgatgatGTTGCTACGGGcaagagaaggagaaaaagatagagagaaagcatGGCATGGCCATgtgtaatatagtatagcaatggggtgggaaagggaagtgagggtgaggggaaggctgccagctctgctgtttccacagtcttcgtgccactagtgcgtagctgccccaatttctttTGCAATTATTGCTTGGCTCTTGCAGAAACTGGAGCGTCAACTGGAGTTCCTGGCGGTtcaggaggaatacattaaggacGAGCAGCGCAACCTGAAGAAGGAATACCTGCACGCCCAGGAGGAAGTGAAGCGAATCCAGAGTGTACCACTGGTCATTGGCCAGTTCCTCGAGGCCGTGGACCCACACACGGGCATCGTGGGCTCCACCACAGGTTCCAACTACTATGTGCGCATCCTGTCCACACTGGACCGCGAGCTGCTCAAGCCCAGTGCCTCAGTGGCACTCCACAAGCACAGCAATGCACTTGTTGACGTCCTGCCCCCGGAGGCTGACAGCTCAATCTCCATGCTGCGTGCCGGTATGTATTATTGAGCAGTTGAcgtagacacaaccaaatgaatcccaTAGACATCTGGGCTAGGGAAAGCATAGAGgccattaattgtcgtctttagctgtagtgtagtaataatgacgtaaattgtaatgaattaaagtggaagaaaaatcaCCTTTTCTGTCGGTGGAATTTGAACCCACAACTTTCAAATTACACATCTGATGCtcgaccaattgagctacgacggaaggcgcttcctCGTCCACTTCATTGGGTATTTCTGCATGTCTaattcctgggagtgttagccagcgccacttgtAGCAAAAttggcaagtgtggaacactctttttttgccagaAGGCATCATGTGATTCATGATCTTTGCACGAggcagcagctgaccaataaaccgtCACATGTTAACCCAAGGCATTAAGTCCGCTTCGCTGTGAATTCCCCTTTCATCTCTTTAGTAGTGATACAAGCCTGCTACATTTGTGTCATTGTGCTAGGTGGAGTAGCATTATCCTACGAAGTCAGTAATGTCATTCCCCATTTCAAGTAAAAGGTTGTCTAGAAGGCTTCCCTGCTTGGAACAAGTTCACTTGTAGATGG
Proteins encoded:
- the LOC119393255 gene encoding centromere protein S, producing MMSRDPDEVERVSHAACLKAAVHYTVGRICDDMAEKGGCLPVQRQTVAALTELVHREVGRVARDLSMLAMHCRRSTVTADDVLFVSRNSGPLHEYLQTLVPPPKKTDGKRKVSSKAPQQ